The sequence CTACCCAAAAGCGGGCACTATATACTGTTGTAAAGGTTAGCAATAGTATATAAATGATCAAGGTTAGTCGATGAACAGTCAATGTATGCTTTACTTTAAGATCATAAAGTACCATCGCAACGAGCCAGCAGACCATCACCCCAATAAAGCCATATGCCGCGTTAAAGTCTAGTAAACTATGCAAAAAAATCACTAACAGACTGAGAATCACCGCAATATGAAGTGGGTCCTGATGCCGTTTTTGCCAGATCTGTATGAATAAAAATATAAAAATGATGCTGACAAGAATGAAACCTGTATATCCTATATCTATTATCGTTTCTAAGTATTCATTATGTATTTTTTTCGCTTGATATGGGACTTGCTGATAATAGCGGTAGATCGATTCCCACGCATTACCGCCACGCCCGATCAGAGGTGCATCCATACTGGCAGTGAGCGCATCCTCATACATCAACAGACGCTCCTGTGCAGTGGAACTGCTGCTGATACTCGTCACCTTTTGCTGAAGGTTAACCGGAAGATGCTCGTACACGACGCCCTCTTTCGACAAGTCGGCTAGCAGCAGAACGAGAAGCAGCATACTGAGTCCTGGTAAAAGCAAACGATGGTACTGTTTTCGAATTGTTTTTGTCCGTGTTAACACCAGACCACTGACAATGGAAAAGATCAGTACCGGTATGACATCGAAGGTTGGGAATATCAGATAGCCTGTGCCGATAGTCAGTACGGATGCCAGCACATAATGTACTTGTTGCCGATACGGAAGCAAGCAGATTCCAATCAGCCAAATCAGAGGAAACACAAGCAGCATCCCTCGTGAGTACGATGCTAGAAAACTAGCAAAAAAAAGTGGTAAAGGAACCGCGTATAATAATGCCAGCCACCAAGGATGTTGCTTCAACAGCATGATCAGACCGAACAAATAAAAGGCAGCCATCACCATGCCAAATGTATTTGGATATTGAAATACACCCGCAAATCGTCCCTGATAGGTAACGAATTGACCTTGCAGCAGTCCCCAATGATTGACTAGCATATGCAGCATTATTAAGATCCCGGTTAGATAGAAGATGACAGGCATGAATGTTTTCAGCGCTTGCCTTTTGTTCATGCACCAGATTAATAATAGAAAAAAACTGATATACATCGTCCAGCGAAACAGCATGTCAAAGGCACCTTGCGGATGGACTGCCTGAATCAGTGACACGAGATAACAAAGCGGAATCACTAAGAGAAACGCGAATGATCGCCAAACCGCGAGTTGATTTGTGCGAATCAGGTGAAAGATCAATCCGAGCATCATGCAATAGATCATGACATGTATCGGGTAAAAATCCGTATCAAAATACAAGCCATTTTGAAAAGGCGTCGTCACCATTATGATTGATAAAAAAGCCCAAAGAATCCAAACCATAGCAACCTCCAACATCTTACACTTTCTTACATTGTAATACAAAAACAAGTGGACAGGAAGAAGCTTTCTTATGGCTAGCATAGATTTTTCTTATTCTATTTTATGCATTCTTACCTCATTAGAAAAAGAAAAACCGGGCATAACTCGCCCGGTTCTAATTAATTTTTACAACT is a genomic window of Gracilibacillus salinarum containing:
- a CDS encoding O-antigen ligase family protein — encoded protein: MVWILWAFLSIIMVTTPFQNGLYFDTDFYPIHVMIYCMMLGLIFHLIRTNQLAVWRSFAFLLVIPLCYLVSLIQAVHPQGAFDMLFRWTMYISFFLLLIWCMNKRQALKTFMPVIFYLTGILIMLHMLVNHWGLLQGQFVTYQGRFAGVFQYPNTFGMVMAAFYLFGLIMLLKQHPWWLALLYAVPLPLFFASFLASYSRGMLLVFPLIWLIGICLLPYRQQVHYVLASVLTIGTGYLIFPTFDVIPVLIFSIVSGLVLTRTKTIRKQYHRLLLPGLSMLLLVLLLADLSKEGVVYEHLPVNLQQKVTSISSSSTAQERLLMYEDALTASMDAPLIGRGGNAWESIYRYYQQVPYQAKKIHNEYLETIIDIGYTGFILVSIIFIFLFIQIWQKRHQDPLHIAVILSLLVIFLHSLLDFNAAYGFIGVMVCWLVAMVLYDLKVKHTLTVHRLTLIIYILLLTFTTVYSARFWVAEKINPDTPSRAIALNPYQKNYWLELRTSSKQAAGLVRTEPMNAQVWYQAGKILETDQQRELALSYYQKALTLDRYDTSIYYAIIFLSAELASDTNQSFYAQEAIQTYEKMQQAVQYLKNHDQGEAHNNRDFFITDAVKEEIENLQ